One stretch of Pyrenophora tritici-repentis strain M4 chromosome 4, whole genome shotgun sequence DNA includes these proteins:
- a CDS encoding mitochondrial DNA replication protein YHM2 — translation MSSTSVTGLPSGPPVLEKKPVKFSNLLLGAGLNMFEVTTLGQPLEVVKTTMAANRSEGFGGAIGRIWSRGGVLGFYQGLIPWAWIEASTKGAVLLFVASEAEYYAKSFGAPDFVAGISGGMTGGLAQAYATMGFCTCMKTVEITKHKVAATGAKPPGTLETFMQIWRTEGLRGINRGVNAVAVRQVTNWGSRFGLSRVAETGIRKVMKKENGEKLTVVEKITASALGGGLSAWNQPIEVIRVELQSKTVDPNRPKNLNVASAFKYIYSNNGVKGLYRGVAPRIGLGVWQTVCMVALGDVAKEAVEKLTGDKVTAKH, via the exons ATGAGTTCCACATCTGTGACGGGCTTGCCCAGTGGGCCGCCAGTGCTCGAGAAGAAGCCAGTCAAGTTTAGCAACTTGTTGC TTGGTGCTGGTCTCAACATGTTTGA AGTGACAACTCTGGGACAG CCATTGGAAGTCGTAAAGACCACCATGGCTGCCAACAGGTCTGAAGGCTTCGGAGGTGCTATCGGCCGCATCTGGTCGCGAGGAGGTGTTCTTGGCT TCTATCAAGGCCTCATCCCCTGGGCCTGGATCGAAGCCTCCACCAAGGGAGCCGTCCTCCTCTTCGTCGCCTCGGAAGCCGAATACTACGCCAAGTCGTTTGGCGCTCCTGACTTTGTTGCCGGTATCTCTGGTGGCATGACTGGTGGTCTTGCTCAAGCCTATGCCACCATGGGTTTCTGCACCTGCATGAAGACGGTCGAAATTACAAAACACAAGGTCGCTGCCACTGGCGCAAAGCCCCCAGGCACGCTCGAGACGTTCATGCAGATTTGGCGCACGGAAGGTCTCCGCGGTATCAACCGTGGTGTCAACGCCGTCGCGGTGCGCCAGGTCACCAACTGGGGATCTCGTTTCGGTCTATCGCGTGTTGCCGAGACTGGTATCCGGAAGGTCATGAAAAAGGAGAACGGCGAGAAGCTCACCGTGGTTGAGAAGATCACCGCTTCAGCCTTGGGTGGTGGATTGAGCGCATGGAACCAGCCCATTGAGGTCATCCGTGTTGAGCTCCAGTCCAAAACGGTTGATCCCAACCGCCCCAAGAACTTGAATGTTGCCTCGGCCTTTAAGTACATCTACTCCAACAACGGTGTCAAGGGCCTCTACCGAGGTGTCGCCCCCAGAATCGGGCTTGGTGTTTGGCAGACAGTTTGCATGGTAGCCCTCGGTGATGT TGCAAAGGAAGCTGTCGAGAAGCTCACTGGCGACAAGGTTACCGCAAAGCATTAG
- a CDS encoding Asp domain containing protein: MKYTTILVLVAQLAASAAALKLVPRENPAVVRLDTQRRNVINPIAHDQLRRRQSVVQQTLDNLETLYFANASMGTPPQNFRLHIDTGSSDLWVNSANSNLCAQGGNQCGQSGIYNANDSSTYKYVNSVFNISYVDGSGASGDYATDTFRIGGTTVRNLQFGIGYVSSSPEGILGIGYTINEVAVGRAGLQPYPNLPQKLVDDKTIKTNAYSLWLNDLDASTGSILFGGVDTDKFSGELQTLPIIPDRGEFAEFIIALTGMGMNGKNGSLFENDNVPVLLDSGSSLMYLPDAVVRSLYSTFNARYDSSQGAAFVDCKLADQQGSVDFNFSGVMISVPINELVIVAAVSRGQPVCILGIAPAGNSVSVLGDTFLRSAYVVYDLANNEISLAQTNFNATTENVQEIQSGTGGVPNAKAVAGAISTAAVGTGGPRVNGPSVTGGAGGSISSSTGAAVPYATMNPWVSGAAALAGAGIMVGFNGF; encoded by the exons ATGAAGTATACGACCATCCTAGTCCTAGTGGCGCAACTCGCGGCGTCAGCAGCGGCTCTAAAGCTCGTTCCCCGAGAA AACCCCGCAGTAGTTCGACTCGACACCCAGCGCCGAAATGTCATTAACCCAATCGCCCACGACCAGTTACGGAGACGGCAAAGTGTTGTCCAACAAACACTCGACAACCTGGAGACGCTCTACTTTGCCAATGCAAGCATGGGCACGCCGCCGCAGAACTTCCGGTTACACATCGACACGGGGAGTAGCGATCTCTGGGTCAATTCGGCCAATTCAAATCTGTGCGCCCAGGGCGGGAACCAGTGCGGCCAATCGGGCATTTACAACGCGAATGACTCTTCGACATACAAATACGTCAACAGCGTTTTCAACATCTCCTACGTAGACGGCTCAGGCGCATCCGGCGACTATGCCACAGATACCTTCCGCATTGGCGGAACAACAGTTCGCAACCTGCAATTCGGTATCGGATACGTATCGAGCTCACCAGAAGGAATTCTCGGCATCGGATACACCATCAACGAAGTCGCTGTAGGCCGGGCAGGACTACAACCCTACCCTAACCTACCTCAAAAATTGGTCGACGACAAGACCATCAAGACAAACGCATACTCACTCTGGTTGAACGATTTGGACGCATCGACTGGAAGCATTTTGTTTGGTGGTGTCGATACCGACAAGTTCTCCGGCGAACTCCAGACCCTACCAATCATCCCCGACCGAGGAGAATTTGCCGAGTTCATCATCGCCTTGACCGGCATGGGCATGAACGGCAAGAACGGCTCCCTCTTCGAAAACGACAATGTACCCGTCTTGCTCGATTCTGGCTCCTCGTTGATGTACCTTCCCGATGCTGTTGTTAGATCTCTATACTCGACTTTCAACGCCCGCTACGACTCTTCGCAAGGCGCTGCTTTTGTGGACTGTAAATTAGCGGACCAGCAAGGTTCGGTCGATTTCAACTTCTCCGGTGTCATGATATCCGTCCCAATCAACGAACTCGTCATTGTAGCTGCCGTTAGTCGAGGACAGCCTGTCTGTATTTTGGGCATCGCACCAGCTGGAAACTCTGTATCCGTCCTCGGCGACACCTTCCTTCGATCCGCCTACGTCGTCTACGATCTCGCCAATAACGAAATTTCCCTAGCTCAGACAAACTTCAACGCCACCACAGAAAACGTCCAGGAAATTCAATCTGGAACTGGTGGTGTACCCAACGCGAAAGCTGTTGCTGGAGCCATCTCCACGGCTGCTGTCGGTACCGGCGGACCCAGGGTCAATGGCCCTAGCGTCACCGGTGGTGCAGGTGGCAGCATTAGCTCGTCCACGGGCGCAGCCGTGCCCTACGCAACTATGAACCCATGGGTCAGCGGTGCTGCTGCGCTAGCAGGCGCAGGTATCATGGTGGGTTTTAACGGGTTTTGA
- a CDS encoding Cupin-1 multi-domain protein, which translates to MHLPSLLVVLGVCSAIAAPLEQQQPLAGNVQHHAGPHKVVNPYKPGVKDPYDRKVDPQGDKLQPLPYRNGDGASVLGPRNRARERQNPDLIRPPSTDHGAIPNMRWSFADSHIRIEEGGWTRETTIRELGASKELAGVNMRLDEGVIRELHWHKEAEWAYVLEGKVRITALDTEGGSFVDDLEKGDLWYFPSGHPHSLQGLSPNGTEFLLIFDDGNFSEDSTFLLTDWMRLTPKSVLGENFRVAPEVFKAIPDKEKYIFKGSEPGSIDSEVPSGGKGYKKSKLQFTHKMLAQEPVNTTGGQVRITDSTNFPISKTVAAAHLRIQPGAIREMHWHPNADEWSFFIAGRARVTIFAAKGTARTFDFQAGDVGVIPRNMGHFIENLSDDEDVEVLEIFRTDKYQDFSLFQWLGETPQRLVKEHLFASSPKEAEEFERAIRDAERDPIKDTEVGEEDDKAEL; encoded by the exons ATGCATCTTCCTTCACTGCTTGTTGTGCTTGGCGTCTGTAGTGCCATCGCTGCGCCCTTGGAACAACAACAGCCGCTGGCCGGGAATGTTCAACACCATGCCGGACCACATAAAGTCGTCAACCCATATAAACCTGGTGTCAAGGACCCCTATGACCGGAAGGTTGATCCTCAGGGGGATAAACTGCAGCCATTACCATAC CGAAACGGCGACGGTGCAAGCGTACTAGGTCCTCGTAACAGAGCTCGTGAACGACAGAACCCCGATCTCATCCGTCCGCCTAGCACCGACCATGGTGCCATTCCAAACATGCGCTGGTCGTTTGCCGACTCCCATATTCGTATTGAAGAGGGAGGCTGGACCCGTGAGACTACCATCCGTGAGCTAGGCGCCAGCAAGGAACTAGCCGGTGTCAATATGCGTCTCGATGAGGGTGTCATTCGTGAGCTCCATTGGCATAAGGAGGCTGAGTGGGCCTACGTTCTTGAGGGCAAGGTCCGCATCACCGCTCTAGATACGGAGGGTGGCAGCTTCGTCGACGACTTGGAAAAGGGTGATTTGTGGTACTTCCCCTCTGGACATCCTCACTCCCTACAAGGTCTCAGTCCCAACGGCACAGAATTTCTGCTCATCTTCGATGACGGCAACTTCTCTGAAGACTCTACCTTTTTGCTGACCGACTGGATGAGACTGACGCCCAAGTCCGTCCTGGGTGAGAACTTCCGTGTTGCTCCCGAGGTTTTCAAGGCCATCCCGGACAAGGAAAAGTACATCTTCAAAGGCTCGGAGCCTGGCTCCATCGACAGCGAGGTTCCTAGCGGTGGCAAGGGCTACAAGAAGTCAAAGTTGCAGTTTACACACAAGATGCTTGCTCAGGAGCCGGTAAACACGACCGGTGGCCAGGTTCGCATTACTGATTCCACAAACTTTCCCATCTCAAAGACGGTCGCTGCAGCGCACTTGCGCATCCAACCTGGCGCAATTCGCGAGATGCATTGGCACC CCAACGCAGACGAATGGTCCTTCTTCATCGCAGGTCGAGCTCGCGTTACAATCTTCGCGGCCAAGGGCACAGCGCGTACCTTTGACTTCCAAGCCGGCGACGTGGGTGTCATACCCCGCAACATGGGCCACTTCATCGAGAACCTATCTGATGACGAAGATGTCGAGGTCTTGGAAATCTTCCGCACGGACAAGTATCAGGACTTTAGCTTATTCCAGTGGCTTGGCGAGACGCCGCAGAGGCTGGTCAAGGAACACTTGTTCGCGAGTAGTCCGAAGGAGGCAGAGGAGTTTGAGAGGGCCATTAGGGATGCGGAGCGCGATCCGATCAAGGATACGGAGGTTGGTGAGGAAGATGACAAGGCGGAGTTGTAA
- a CDS encoding DUF3682 multi-domain protein has translation MKLSITLILAAAATAIAQDTVSAPAAGAGCTPHGDHWHCANGVPEPTTPPSPQQLASYSAAQAATKTSVAAATTTSAPHSDEDDHDHEHSVNATATTCEPHDDHWHCPAGVAEPTTPPAPSGTQASGSGASAAASATPSGTTGGSGATAASSAGVAEQTGDSGAAAMGANVGKVVLVMAAGLLVL, from the exons ATGAAACTCTCCATAACCCTCATCCTCGCTGCTGCAGCGACAGCAATCGCACAAGATACCGTCTCCGCGCCTGCAGCAGGCGCTGGTTGCACACCTCACGGCGACCACTG GCACTGCGCAAACGGCGTCCCAGAGCCCACAACACCCCCCTCACCTCAACAACTCGCCAGCTACTCGGCCGCGCAAGCAGCTACAAAGACGTCTGTCGCAGCTGCAACGACCACGTCTGCACCTCACAGCGATGAAGATGACCATGACCACGAACACAGTGTAAACGCTACCGCTACAACGTGTGAACCCCACGACGACCATTGGCACTGTCCGGCTGGTGTGGCGGAACCTACTACGCCTCCTGCTCCTTCTGGTACCCAGGCTTCTGGCTCTGGTGCCAGTGCTGCTGCAAGTGCTACGCCGAGTGGTACTACAGGAGGGTCTGGAGCGACGGCAGCTTCTAGTGCTGGTGTTGCGGAGCAGACTGGTGATTCGGGGGCTGCGGCCATGGGAGCGAATGTCGGCAAGGTTGTTTTGGTCATGGCTGCTGGATTGTTGGTTTTGTAA
- a CDS encoding Atrophin-1 multi-domain protein: MRALEQPSELEQAFSQEVETNETALPAPSFSFTSNFDSSLDNSDNSSESSSESEDDGSGTSSNGSITLNQGNGQQTATPPTTIPAPPATLSRLPLHIQTQIWTLALPKPRTRILELHTYNTIDHLPRLIYHPPLPSLFSVCRASRSLSITHDGGEIVTFTTPSSTLLFHSYGETTDTTTTTDSTDPNTSPSPSFYLKPTLTILFLPARFTASCRTPETARLRTLTTLFHPNLLSRLSRLLISFSGTDNFSAIGPVLRPYARLETLYLCASLVFRFDSSKLNTIESV, translated from the exons ATGAGGGCGCTGGAGCAGCCATCTGAGCTCGAGCAAGCGTTTTCCCAAGAGGTTGAGACAAACGAGACAGCACTACCAGCCCCGAGCTTCAGCTTCACTAGCAATTTCGACTCTAGTCTTGATAATTCGGATAACTCTTCTGAATCCTCATCTGAATCAGAGGATGATGGCAGTGGCACGTCAAGTAACGGTTCCATAACCCTGAATCAAGGAAATGGACAGCAAACGGCAACACCTCCTACAACCATCCCAGCCCCACCCGCAACACTCTCCCGTCTTCCACTCCACATCCAAACCCAAATCTGGACGCTCGCCCTCCCCAAACCACGCACCCGCATCCTCGAACTCCACACCTACAACACAATCGACCACTTACCTAGACTCATATACCACCCACCCCTACCGTCCCTCTTCTCCGTCTGCCGCGCCTCACGCTCCCTCAGTATCACCCATGACGGCGGAGAAATCGTAACCTTCACCACCCCATCATCCACGCTACTATTCCATTCTTACGGTGAGACAACGGACACCACGACGACCACCGACTCGACAGACCCTAACACATCACCATCCCCATCCTTCTACCTCAAACCCACCCTCACTATCCTCTTCCTCCCCGCCCGCTTCACAGCTAGCTGCCGAACCCCCGAAACAGCCCGCCTCCGCACCCTAACCACGCTCTTCCATCCAAACCTACTATCACGCCTCTCCCGCCTCCTCATCTCCTTCAGCGGCACCGACAACTTCAGCGCCATCGGCCCCGTGCTGCGGCCGTACGCGCGACTCGAGACGCTGTATCTGT GCGCCTCACTCGTTTTCCGTTTCGACAGCTCAAAGCTCAATACCATAGAGTCCGTGTAG
- a CDS encoding DesA, Fatty acid desaturase, with amino-acid sequence MSRHRIIAPVEIERKIDQGEPIVIYEGHALHLGEWINRHPGGRLAILHMVGRDATDEINIYHSNKALLMMTKHRIGRVQLPWANLEPPIRHPDYYKNLDERKRLERLGAAPATDKSRRGRSVDLGSAAAIISKKLIGKPETCVYRSSSRRRSDPEKQPLIEDEVETPAISAAEEKKRHREQFGIEQEEREIEEGVRDNPSLDVETQNAIIMNYRALHQQIKDEGLYQCRYSEYAKESIRYGLLFAGFAIFLYMKWYMTSAIFLGLFWQQIMFTAHDAGHRGITGNFVADTLIGAFIADFCCGLSIGWWKSSHNVHHLVTNMPEHDPDIQNIPLFSTTPTYIKSVLSSFYNFRFVWDAACDVMVPYQKYLYYPIMAFARFNLYFLGWLHLVSPRAAQLGAASWTRPVEILFMCCYWYLFGYLLVWTYLPTWQIRVAYVILSHMVTMVLHVQITLSHWGMPTADLGPTESFPQRQMRTTMDVDCPPWLDWFHGGLQFQAVHHLFPRLPRHNLRRGQELVREFSAKTGVKYHCYGFVEGNKVVISRLEQISQMVKIMVECQNHMAETGESGLH; translated from the exons ATGTCGCGACACAGGATAATCGCACCGGTCGAGATCGAACGCAAGATCGACCAAGGCGAACCGATCGTGATTTACGAGGGGCATGCCCTGCATCTCGGCGAATGGATCAACCGGCACCCGGGTGGTCGTCTCGCCATCCTGCACATGGTTGGCCGCGATGCGACGGACGAAATCAATAT CTACCACTCCAATAAGGCCCTGCTCATGATGACAAAGCATCGCATCGGCCGCGTTCAGCTGCCCTGGGCTAACCTGGAGCCGCCAATCCGGCACCCAGACTACTACAAGAACCTCGACGAGAGAAAGCGATTGGAGCGATTGGGTGCGGCGCCTGCCACCGACAAGTCACGTCGCGGAAGGAGCGTCGATCTAGGATCC GCCGCCGCCATCATCAGCAAGAAGTTGATTGGGAAGCCAGAGACGTGTGTGTACAGATCCAGTAGCAGACGCCGGAGCGACCCCGAGAAGCAGCCCTTGATCGAGGATGAAGTCGAAACGCCCGCCATCAGCGCTGccgaggagaagaagagacaCAGGGAGCAATTTGGCATTGAGCAAGAAGAGCGCGAGATAGAAGAGGGTGTTCGCGACAACCCATCGCTCGATGTCGAGACGCAAAACGCCATCATCATGAACTACCGCGCCTTGCACCAACAGATCAAGGACGAAGGTCTCTACCAGTGCCGCTACTCTGAATACGCCAAAGAGTCAATTCGATACGGCCTTCTCTTCGCCGGCTTCGCTATCTTTCTCTACATGAAGTGGTACATGACCTCAGCCATCTTCCTTGGCCTGTTCTGG CAACAAATCATGTTCACAGCACACGACGCTGGTCACCGCGGCATCACAGGAAACTTTGTTGCAGACACACTAATCGGCGCCTTCATCGCAGACTTCTGCTGTGGCCTCAGCATCGGTTGGTGGAAATCCAGCCACAACGTTCACCACCTTGTCACCAACATGCCGGAGCACGACCCGGATATCCAGAACATTCCCTTGTTCTCCACAACTCCCACTTACATCAAATCCGTTCTTTCGTCCTTTTACAACTTTCGCTTTGTATGGGACGCCGCATGCGATGTCATGGTCCCTTACCAAAAGTACCTGTACTACCCGATTATGGCATTCGCCCGCTTCAACTTGTACTTCCTGGGATGGCTGCATCTGGTCTCACCGCGCGCGGCCCAACTAGGCGCGGCATCCTGGACACGACCTGTGGAAATTCTCTTCATGTGCTGCTACTGGTACCTCTTCGGCTACCTTCTGGTATGGACTTATCTGCCCACATGGCAAATCAGGGTCGCATACGTTATCCTCTCGCATATGGTCACCATGGTTCTCCATGTGCAGATTACTCTTTCTCACTGGGGCATGCCCACAGCCGACCTCGGGCCCACAGAGTCGTTTCCCCAACGCCAGATGCGCACCACCATGGACGTCGATTGCCCGCCCTGGTTGGATTGGTTCCACGGTGGTCTGCAGTTCCAGGCTGTTCACCACCTGTTTCCCCGTCTGCCGCGCCACAACCTCCGCCGAGGTCAAGAACTGGTCCGCGAGTTCTCCGCCAAGACCGGTGTCAAGTACCACTGCTACGGCTTCGTTGAGGGCAACAAGGTTGTCATCAGCCGCCTGGAGCAGATTTCGCAAATGGTCAAGATCATGGTCGAGTGCCAGAACCACATGGCCGAGACTGGCGAGAGTGGTCTTCACTAG
- a CDS encoding CRT10 domain containing protein encodes MEKHVVCIPTGVHGGKERFPNHALAPQIREWRCDLTALSQRYNIYLVASNDVIHVYQPSFPDQSLSEPELVIHPPSTGQTGPGIFADNHRSINRILVDYLGNEEILLLARDDGDVVGYRTEEIHRALERRTTKDEPASEDDIHCFLLRNVGASAWGLAVHREARIIAISANTHCITVIAYALALRDADPTRETENVFTLQARGNIPSITFNDESGNFLLSCSIDGETILWNLRDRTWVSLIKVGFCLWANKLEPPKEWVFGRGNSCGCPDAQVYIHGNWGAIALDTRCAYELTLEEETALEPKSLESVFLDVTAHKTQFTIHESCEHLSGLSCYFSDESESESETEESDMDIQLAAVQEALSSDAAPRRVRQPLSEPYCSIKPNSESAETAKEIQMTKQPSNPFLIITKEEIFLFQSPQVKQGQSRPECVVTMRRPLHPGEWSLDLVPEDRHCYFAQIPELGVFLVGSPIGRVGVFTLYWTKDEGNPQPRYGFKLEYLLPFREKNENMVVGMYLESRLAGVAVAPVQE; translated from the exons ATGGAAAAACATGTTGTTTGTATCCCGACAGGCGTACACGGCGGAAAAGAGCGG TTTCCCAACCATGCTTTAGCCCCACAAATCCGGGAATGGCGTTGCGACTTGACAGCGCTCTCACAACGGTACAATATCTATCTTGTCGCGTCCAACGACGTCATACATGTCTACCAGCCAAGCTTCCCCGACCAGAGTCTATCTGAGCCTGAGCTTGTCATCCACCCCCCATCAACTGGCCAGACCGGACCAGGTATATTTGCAGACAACCACCGGTCAATCAATCGAATCCTTGTGGACTACCTTGGTAATGAGGAAATCCTTCTACTAGCCCGCGACGACGGCGATGTGGTTGGTTATCGAACAGAAGAGATCCATCGAGCTTTAGAACGGCGGACCACCAAAGACGAGCCTGCTAGTGAGGACGATATCCATTGCTTTCTTCTTCGTAATGTTGGAGCAAGCGCTTGGGGATTAGCAGTACATCGAGAGGCTCGTATCATTGCTATCAGCGCCAACACACACTGCATTACCGTTATTGCATACGCGCTTGCACTACGAGATGCTGACCCAACGAGAGAAACCGAGAATGTCTTTACTCTCCAAGCTAGGGGCAACATCCCCTCCATAACTTTCAACGACGAATCAGGAAACTTCCTTCTGAGCTGCAGCATCGACGGGGAAACCATCTTGTGGAATTTGCGCGATCGCACCTGGGTATCGCTTATCAAAGTAGGCTTTTGTCTATGGGCAAACAAACTAGAGCCACCCAAGGAGTGGGTGTTTGGCCGCGGTAATTCGTGCGGTTGCCCTGATGCCCAAGTCTACATTCATGGAAACTGGGGCGCTATCGCGCTAGACACACGATGCGCTTACGAATTGACGTTGGAAGAAGAGACGGCGTTGGAACCAAAGTCGTTGGAGTCGGTTTTCCTCGATGTTACTGCTCACAAAACCCAGTTTACTATTCATGAAAGTTGCGAACACTTGAGTGGACTCAGTTGTTATTTCAGCGATGAGAGCGAAAGCGAAAGCGAAACTGAAGAAAGTGACATGGACATCCAATTGGCAGCGGTCCAGGAAGCTCTGTCGTCGGATGCTGCTCCACGTAGAGTTCGGCAACCTCTTAGTGAACCGTACTGCTCGATCAAACCCAATTCGGAATCTGCAGAAACCGCGAAAGAGATCCAAATG ACCAAACAGCCTTCCAACCCCTTCCTCATCATCACAAAAGAGGAGATTTTCCTCTTCCAAAGCCCTCAGGTGAAGCAAGGACAGAGCCGCCCAGAATGCGTCGTTACAATGCGTCGGCCACTACATCCGGGCGAATGGTCACTCGATCTCGTGCCTGAAGATCGCCATTGTTACTTTGCACAAATACCAGAGTTGGGCGTGTTTCTTGTCGGTTCTCCAATCGGTCGCGTTGGAGTGTTTACCTTGTACTGGACCAAGGATGAGGGTAATCCCCAACCAAGATATGGGTTCAAACTCGAGTATTTGTTGCCGTTCAGAGAGAAGAACGAGAATATGGTAGTGGGTATGTACCTAGAGTCACGGTTGGCTGGTGTGGCTGTTGCACCTGTACAAG AATAG
- a CDS encoding membrane protein: protein MSNIPRRDATQSIDEETPLLGRNGGATGGKPDKWSAKHLSNYMGSNVDRDRADVVLILCYVITGLLDSSAVFIWGSFVSMQTGNTVYLGLGIVAPYEGIRWIKAAVSIVAFCIGSFCFARFHRYFSPAKRWVLIASYSFQALLVAVAATIATFGKDTKEGLHWQMLVPLASLSFQSSGQAVTSRALKHHGFTSIVLTSNYCDLFSDPALFKMSNFERNRRIGAPLALLTGACIGGLYAHSSVGLAGALWTAVVLKVIAVFAWLFWQSEALESLEE from the exons ATGAGCAACATACCGCGTAGAGACGCCACACAAAGCATTGACGAGGAAACCCCGCTTCTCGGCCGAAACGGGGGTGCAACCGGCGGAAAACCGGACAAATGGAGCGCCAAACATCTAAGTAACTACATGGGTAGCAATGTGGACAGGGACCGGGCCGACGTCGTCTTGATACTTTGCTATGTCATTACCGGTTTACTGGATAGCTCTGCTGTTTTCATCTGGGGCTCCTTTGTGAGCATGCAGACGG GAAATACGGTGTATCTTGGCCTGGGAATCGTGGCGCCTTACGAGGGCATCCGCTGGATCAAAGCAGCCGTTTCAATTGTGGCGTTTTGCATTGGGTCCTTCTGCTTTGCGCGCTTTCACCGCTACTTTTCTCCTGCTAAGAGATGGGTGCTTATTGCATCGTATTCGTTTCAGGCGCTGCTTGTTGCTGTCGCGGCGACGATTGCGACGTTTGGGAAAGATACCAAGGAGGGCTTGCATTGGCAAATGCTTGTTCCTCTCGCTTCGCTGTCTTTTCAGTCGAGCGGGCAGGCGGTTACGTCGCGTGCGCTAAAGCATCACGGTTTTACTAGCATTGTGCTTACGAGCAATTACTGCGATTTGTTCTCCGATCCGGCTTTGTTCAAGATGTCCAACTTCGAGCGCAATAGGAGGATTGGTGCGCCATTGGCGTTATTGACAGGAGCTTGTATCGGAGGGTTGTATGCGCATAGCAGTGTTGGCCTTGCGGGTGCGTTGTGGACTGCCGTAGTACTCAAGGTGATAGCCGTCTTTGCTTGGTTGTTCTGGCAATCTGAAGCTCTGGAGTCTCTCGAAGAGTAG
- a CDS encoding GltA, Citrate synthase — MASALRLSGALRAAAPLRTTAFNGLRCYSSKTTSLKETFANKLPGEIEKIKKLRKEHGSKVIGEVTLDQVYGGARGIKSLVWEGSVLDSEEGIRFRGKTIPECQELLPKAPGGQEPLPEGLFWLLLTGEVPSEQQVRDLSAEWAARSDVPKFVEELIDRCPSDLHPMAQFSLAVTALEHESNFAKAYAKGMPKSQYWEHTFEDAMDLIAKLPTLAAKIYRNIYKDGKVAPIQKDKDYSFNLANQLGFSENKDFVELMRLYLTIHTDHEGGNVSAHTTHLVGSALSSPYLSLAAGLNGLAGPLHGLANQEVLVWLQKMKKAIGNDLSDQAIKDYLWSTLKNGQVVPGYGHAVLRKTDPRYVSQREFAQKHLPDDPMFKLVSQVYKIAPGVLTEHGKTKNPYPNVDAHSGVLLQYYGLTEQNYYTVLFGVSRALGVLPQLIIDRAVGAPIERPKSFSTEAYAKLVGAKL; from the exons ATGGCCTCTGCTCTACGATTGTCGGGCGCTCTCCGCGCCGCTGCTCCCCTGCGGACTACAGCCTTCAATGGCCTCCGCTGCTACTCCAGCAAGACCACC TCGCTGAAGGAGACTTTTGCTAACAAGCTTCCCGGCGAGATCGAGAAGATCAAGAAGCTCCGCAA GGAGCACGGTAGCAAGGTTATCGGCGAGGTTACCCTCGACCAGGTCTACGGCGGTGCCCGTGGTATCAAGTCGCTCGTCTGGGAAGGATCCGTCCTCGATTCGGAGGAGGGTATCCGTTTCCGTGGCAAGACT ATCCCTGAATGCCAGGAGCTCCTCCCCAAGGCTCCCGGTGGTCAAGAGCCCCTTCCAGAAGGTCTCTTCTGGCTCCTCCTGACCGGCGAGGTTCCCTCCGAGCAGCAAGTCCGCGACCTCTCCGCTGAGTGGGCCGCCCGCTCCGATGTGCCCAAGTTCGTCGAGGAGCTCATCGACCGCTGCCCCAGCGACCTCCACCCAATGGCCCAGTTCTCTCTCGCCGTCACTGCTCTCGAGCACGAGTCCAACTTCGCAAAGGCCTACGCCAAGGGCATGCCCAAGTCTCAGTACTGGGAGCACACCTTTGAGGACGCCATGGACCTCATTGCCAAGCTCCCCACCCTCGCCGCAAAGATCTACCGCAACATCTATAAGGACGGCAAGGTCGCGCCCATTCAGAAGGACAAGGACTACTCATTCAACTTGGCCAACCAGCTCGGTTTCTCCGAGAACAAGGACTTTGTTGAGCTGATGCGCCTGTACTTGACCATCCACACCGACCACGAGGGTGGTAACGTCAGCGCCCACACCACCCACTTGGTTGGTTCCGCACTCAGCTCGCCTTACCTCTCCCTGGCTGCTGGTCTCAACGGTCTTGCTGGTCCTCTCCACGGACTGGCCAACCAGGAGGTGCTCGTCTGGCTCcagaagatgaagaaggcCATTGGCAACGACCTCAGCGACCAGGCCATCAAGGACTACCTCTGGTCCACGCTCAAGAATGGCCAGGTTGTTCCCGGATACGGCCACGCTGTTCTCCGCAAGACCGACCCCCGCTACGTCTCCCAGCGCGAGTTTGCCCAGAAGCACCTGCCCGATGACCCCATGTTCAAGCTCGTCAGCCAGGTCTACAAGATTGCCCCCGGTGTCCTCACCGAGCACGGAAAGACCAAGAACCCATACCCCAACGTTGACGCCCACTCCGGTGTCCTCCTCCAGTACTACGGACTCACGGAGCAGAACTACTACACCGTCCTCTTCGGTGTATCCCGTGCGCTCGGTGTCCTTCCTCAGCTCATCATTGACCGTGCCGTCGGTGCCCCAATTGAGAGGCCCAAGTCTTTCAGCACCGAGGCTTACGCCAAGCTGGTCGGCGCTAAGTTGTAA